A stretch of the Salarias fasciatus chromosome 3, fSalaFa1.1, whole genome shotgun sequence genome encodes the following:
- the msantd1 gene encoding myb/SANT-like DNA-binding domain-containing protein 1, protein MATEDGFSYLMPGHSEKHRRAPNWTDGEMKALLYVWEEHHNELKTSKRNAKVYEKMSQRFFQLTGEQRFKEEIKMKITNMSFQYRRLKATVGDAGRVPDWPYYKPIEKILSMPLENGRGNSLEFQVSTPGPSTSALPTDDLVAQSEDGIIGFLPEYTGSSDEMEIKQELDSLSTDSENTHGSSSHPMSSRKRNANKYLSMKRKKLRVLQALLVQQKRSGRAVEEMCREVRRAVHQQNLLQVQCLQLQERMMNLLEKMIQPPAASSSAPSAQSDAKEPENP, encoded by the exons atggctACAGAGGACGGGTTCAGCTACCTGATGCCAGGCCACAGTGAGAAGCACCGGCGGGCCCCGAACTGGACGGACGGGGAAATGAAGGCCCTCCTCTACGTGTGGGAGGAACACCACAACGAGCTGAAGACCAGCAAGAGGAACGCCAAGGTGTACGAGAAGATGTCCCAGAGGTTCTTCCAGCTGACCGGCGAGCAGCGCTTCAAAGAGGAGATCAAGATGAAGATCACCAACATGTCTTTTCAGTACAG GAGACTGAAAGCCACCGTCGGGGACGCCGGCAGAGTCCCGGACTGGCCGTACTACAAACCCATCGAGAAGATCCTGTCCATGCCGCTGGAGAACGGGCGGGGGAACTCGCTGGAGTTCCAGGTGTCCACGCCGGGGCCCTCCACCTCGGCCCTGCCCACCGACGACCTGGTGGCCCAGTCGGAGGACGGCATCATCGGGTTCCTGCCGGAGTACACCGGCTCCTCGGACGAGATGGAGATCAAGCaggagctggactcgctgagCACCGACAGCGAGAACACGCACGGCTCCAG CTCCCATCCGATGTCCTCCAGGAAGAGAAACGCCAACAAGTACCTCtccatgaagaggaagaagctccggGTCCTGCAGGCCCTGCTGGTGCAGCAGAAGCGGTCCGGCCGAGCCGTGGAGGAGATGTGCCGGGAGGTCCGCCGGGCCGTGCACCAGCAGaacctcctccaggtccagtgtctgcagctgcaggagcggATGATGAACCTCCTGGAAAAGATGATCCAGCCTCCCGCCGCCAGCAGTTCGGCGCCGTCGGCTCAGAGCGACGCCAAAGAGCCAGAAAACCCATGA